One genomic segment of Sebastes fasciatus isolate fSebFas1 chromosome 17, fSebFas1.pri, whole genome shotgun sequence includes these proteins:
- the LOC141753858 gene encoding uncharacterized protein LOC141753858: MSKVDLLRVFVKQRLTLAAEEILDLFETTIAEYEEQLEFSSKENQRRQKLLDAVLHPEVQLHRADVQQLLVVREEVPTEQQEWSSSLDQEDPEPPHIKEEPEDLWTSQEGEQFQRLEEADIKFPFTSVHVKSEEDDEEKAQSSQLHEGQSEENREAEHLIIESDEEDCGGSGSTMISDPDSLLQPATHDDTSPSFELETDDSRDWEETKEPQSGSDPLQNNEVSVSDMKCNTGKVSASSFECARNFSHKEHLHQHTGIQTGSKPFSCSVCDKTFAISSSLISHFRVHSVGKRFSCSVCKTSFGTSSNLVRHMRIHTGEKPFSCSVCGKRFTQKEHLRVHLFAHTGEKPFGCSVCSKRFSFDSNLRQHMAVHTGEKPLSCSFCSKRFTLQGNLRKHLIVHTGEKPFACSICDKRFTRLHNVKKHKCVGESSKTK, encoded by the exons ATGTCTAAAGTTGACCTACTGAGAGTTTTTGTGAAGCAGAGACTAACTTTGGCTGCTGAAGAGATATTAGATCTGTTTGAAACAACGATAGCAGAGTACGAGGAGCAGCTGGAGTTCAGCTCCAAAGAGAATCAACGAAGACAGAAACTACTGGACGCTGTTTTACACCCGGAGGTCCagctacacagagcag ACGTCCAGCAGCTGTTGGTGGTTAGAGAAGAGGTTCCCACTGAGCAGCAGGAGTGgagctccagtctggaccaggaggacccagagcccccacacattaaagaggaaccagaggacctctggaccagtcaggagggagagcagttTCAACGGCTGGAGGAAGCTGATATCAAGTTCCCATTcacctctgttcatgtgaagagtgaagaagatgatgaagagaaagctcagtcctcacagcttcatGAAGGACAATctgaggagaacagagaggcagagcaTTTGATAATAGAATCTGATGAAGAGGACTGTGGAGGATCAGGATCAACCATGATCTCAGATCCAGATAGTCTTTTACAACCAGCTACTCATGACGATACTTCACCCTCCTTTGAACTTGAGACTGATGACAGTAGAGATTGGGAGGAGACTAAGGAACCTCAGTCAGGTTCAGACCCTCTGCAAAACAATGAAGTATCTGTAAGTGATATGAAATGTAATACTGGAAAAGTCTCTGCTAGCTCATTTGAATGTGCTAGAAACTTTAGCCACAAGGAACATCTGCATCAACACACTGGAAtccaaacaggaagtaaaccgTTTAGTTGCTCCGTCTgtgataaaacatttgcaataaGCTCAAGTTTGATCTCACACTTCAGAGTTCATTCAGTTGGAAAACGTTTCAGCTGTTCAGTTTGTAAAACAAGTTTCGGTACCAGTAGCAATTTGGTTAGacacatgagaatccacaccGGCGAGAAACCATTTAGTTGTTCAGTTTGTGGAAAAAGATTTACACAAAAGGAACATTTGAGAGTACACCTGTTTGCCCACACAGGGGAGAAACCATTTGGTTGTTCAGTTTGTAGTAAAAGATTCTCATTCGATAGTAATCTCAGGCAACACATGGCTGTCCACACAGGGGAGAAACCACTTAGTTGTTCATTTTGTAGTAAAAGATTCACACTACAAGGTAATCTGAGAAAACACTTGATTGTCCACACAGGGGAGAAACCATTTGCTTGCAGCATTTGTGATAAAAGATTCACTCGGCTCCATAATGTCAAAAAACACAAGTGTGTTGGCGAGAGCAGCAAAACGAAGTGA
- the LOC141753866 gene encoding uncharacterized protein LOC141753866, which translates to MSKVDLLRVFVKQRLTLAAEEILDLFETTIAEYEEQLEFSSKENQRRQKLLDAVLHPEVQLHRADVQQLLVVREEVPTEQQEWSLRLDQEDPEPPHIKEEQEELWTSQEGEQLQWLQEADIKFPFTSVHVKGEEDDEEKPQFSQLHERQSEENREAEHLITEADGGSEPARISDPDSPLQPATHHNTSPSFEPETDDNSYWEETKEPQSGSNPLQNNEVSVSDMECNPGKTFSCSVCKTGFSCSNLLVRHMRSHTEDKPFSCSDCGKRFRLKYSLKQHLTVHTGEKPFSCSICGKRFAFKGDLRRHLTVHTGEKPFCCSICGKRFAQKEHMKRHLMVHTGEKPIACSVCNKRFTLLHNAKKHKCVGESSKTK; encoded by the exons ATGTCTAAAGTTGACCTGCTGAGAGTTTTTGTGAAGCAGAGACTAACTTTGGCTGCTGAAGAGATATTAGATCTGTTTGAAACAACGATAGCAGAGTACGAGGAGCAGCTGGAGTTCAGCTCCAAAGAGAATCAACGAAGACAGAAACTACTGGACGCTGTTTTACACCCGGAGGTCCagctacacagagcag ACGTCCAGCAGCTGTTGGTGGTTAGAGAAGAGGTTCCCACTGAGCAGCAGGAGTGGAGCCTCCGTCTGGACCAGGAGGACCCAGAGCccccacacattaaagaggaacaggaggaactctggaccagtcaggagggagagcagcttcaatGGCTGCAGGAGGCTGATATCAAGTTCCCATTCACCTCTGTCCATGTGAAGggtgaagaagatgatgaagagaaacCTCAGTTCTCACAACTTCATGAGAGACAATctgaggagaacagagaggcagagcaTTTGAtaacagaagctgatggaggATCAGAACCAGCCAGGATCTCAGATCCAGATAGTCCTTTACAACCAGCTACTCATCACAATACTTCACCCTCCTTTGAACCTGAGACTGATGACAATAGTTATTGGGAGGAGACTAAAGAACCTCAGTCAGGTTCAAACCCTCTGCAAAACAATGAAGTATCTGTAAGTGATATGGAATGTAATCCTGGAAAaactttcagctgctcagtttgtaaaACAGGTTTCAGTTGTAGTAACCTTTTGGTTAGACACATGAGAAGCCATACTGAGGACAAACCATTTAGTTGTTCAGATTGTGGTAAAAGATTCAGACTAAAGTACTCTCTGAAACAACACTTGACTGTTCACACAGGGGAGAAACCATTTAGCTGTTCAATTTGTGGAAAGAGATTTGCATTTAAGGGAGATCTGAGACGACACTTGACTGTCCACACGGGGGAGAAACCATTTTGTTGTTCAATTTGTGGAAAGAGATTTGCACAAAAGGAACATATGAAACGACACTTGATGGTCCACACAGGGGAGAAACCAATTGCTTGCAGCGTTTGCAATAAAAGATTCACTCTGCTCCATAATGCCAAAAAACACAAGTGTGTTGGCGAAAGCAGCAAAACGAAGTGA
- the LOC141754928 gene encoding uncharacterized protein LOC141754928: MCKVQMLRALVKQRLTAAAEEICGLFERTIAEYEEELSRSKEENERQQKLLDAVLHPQLQLHRADVQQLLVVREEDPTEQQEWSLRLDQEDPEPPHIKEEPEDLWTSQEGEQLQGVEEADIKFPFTSVHVKSEENDEEKAQSSRLHERQTEENRQAEHLKTEADGEDCGGPARISDPDSPLQPATHDETSPSSESETDDSRDWEETKEPQSGSDPLQNNEVSVSDMEGNTGETSISSSGCARSFSHKEHLQKHTGIQSRGKPFSCSVCGKTFATRSSLTTHVRVHSHGKTFSCSVCRTGFSRSTHLARHMRSHSGDKPFSCSDCGKIFRLKYSLKQHLTVHTGEKPFSCSICGKRFALKKNLKRHLTVHKEETTLSCSFCSKIFIQKGELRKHLMVHTGEKPFCCSVCGKRFARNGHLKRHVMIHTGEKPFPCSVCDKRFTRLCSAKKHKCVGESR, from the exons ATGTGTAAAGTCCAAATGCTGAGAGCGTTGGTGAAGCAGCGACTAACTGCGGCTGCTGAAGAGATATGTGGGCTGTTTGAAAGAACGATAGCAGAGTACGAGGAGGAACTCTCTCGATCAAAAGAGGAGAACGAGCGACAACAGAAACTACTGGACGCTGTTTTACACcctcagcttcagttacacagagcag ACGTCCAGCAGCTGTTGGTGGTTAGAGAAGAGGATCCTACTGAGCAGCAGGAGTGGAGCCTCCGTCTGGACCAGGAGGACCCAGAGCccccacacattaaagaggaaccagaggacctctggaccagtcaggagggagagcagcttcaagggGTTGAGGAGGCTGATATCAAGTTCCCATTCACCTCTGTCCATGTGAAGAGTGAAGAAAATGATGAAGAGAAAGCTCAGTCCTCAAGGCTTCATGAGAGACAAACTGAGGagaacagacaggcagagcatttgaaaacagaagctgatggagaggactgtggaggaccagCCAGGATCTCAGATCCAGATAGTCCTTTACAACCAGCTACTCATGATGAGACTTCACCCTCCTCTGAATCTGAGACTGATGACAGTAGAGATTGGGAGGAGACTAAAGAACCTCAGTCAGGTTCAGACCCTCTGCAAAACAATGAAGTATCTGTAAGTGATATGGAAGGTAATACTGGAGAAACATCAATTAGCTCCTCTGGATGTGCTAGAAGCTTTAGCCACAAGGAACATCTGCAGAAACACACTGGAATCCAATCAAGGGGGAAACCATTTAGTTGCTCCGTCTGTGGTAAAACATTTGCAACACGGTCTAGTTTGACCACACACGTCAGAGTTCATTCACATGGAAAAACTTTCAGCTGTTCAGTTTGTAGAACAGGTTTCAGTCGCAGTACCCATTTGGCTAGACACATGAGAAGCCATAGTGGGGATAAACCATTTAGTTGTTCAGATTGTGGTAAAATATTCAGACTAAAGTACTCTCTGAAGCAACACTTGACTGTTCACACAGGGGAAAAACCATTCAGCTGTTCAATTTGTGGAAAGAGATTTGCACTAAAGAAAAATCTGAAACGACACTTGACTGTCCACAAAGAGGAGACAACATTGAGTTGTTCATTTTGTAGTAAAATATTCATACAAAAAGGTGAACTGAGAAAACACTTGATGGTCCACACAGGGGAGAAACCATTTTGTTGTTCAGTTTGTGGAAAGAGATTTGCACGAAACGGACATTTGAAACGACATGTGATGATCCACACAGGGGAGAAACCATTTCCTTGCAGCGTTTGTGATAAAAGATTCACTCGGCTCTGTAGTGCCAAAAAACACAAGTGTGTTGGTGAGAGCAGATAA
- the LOC141753857 gene encoding uncharacterized protein LOC141753857 isoform X2: protein MLRALVEQRLTAATEEISGLFERRMEENSGELLDSVYNTQLRLHRADVQQLLVVREEDPTEQQEWSSSLDQEDPEPPHIKEEPEDLWTSQEGEQLQRLEEADIKFPFTTVHVKSEEDDEDKAQSRLHERQTEENREAEHLKTEADEEDSDPDSPLQPATHDETSPSSESETDDSRDWEETKEPQSGSDPLLNNEISVFNHITALRLLLLRSSMTSA from the exons ATGCTGAGAGCGTTGGTGGAGCAGCGACTAACTGCAGCTACTGAAGAGATATCTGGTCTGTTTGAAAGAAGGATGGAGGAGAACTCTGGAGAACTACTGGACTCTGTTTACAACACTCAGCTCCGGTtacacagagcag ACGTCCAGCAGCTGTTGGTGGTTAGAGAAGAGGATCCCACTGAGCAGCAGGAGTGGAGCAGCAGTCTGGACCAGGAGGACCCAGAGCccccacacattaaagaggaaccagaggacctctggaccagtcaggagggagagcagcttcaacGGCTGGAGGAAGCTGATATCAAGTTCCCATTCACTACTGTCCAtgtgaagagtgaagaagatgatgaagacaAAGCTCAGTCAAGGCTTCATGAGAGACAAActgaggagaacagagaggcaGAACATTTGAAAACAGAAGCTGATGAAGAGGATTCAGATCCAGATAGTCCTTTACAACCAGCTACTCATGACGAGACTTCACCGTCCTCTGAATCTGAGACTGATGACAGTAGAGATTGGGAGGAGACTAAAGAACCTCAGTCAGGTTCAGACCCTCTGCTAAACAATGAAATATCT GTTTTCAACCACatcacagcactgagactgctcttgttaaggtcaTCAATGACATCCGCTTGA
- the LOC141753857 gene encoding uncharacterized protein LOC141753857 isoform X1, with product MLRALVEQRLTAATEEISGLFERRMEENSGELLDSVYNTQLRLHRADVQQLLVVREEDPTEQQEWSSSLDQEDPEPPHIKEEPEDLWTSQEGEQLQRLEEADIKFPFTTVHVKSEEDDEDKAQSRLHERQTEENREAEHLKTEADEEDSDPDSPLQPATHDETSPSSESETDDSRDWEETKEPQSGSDPLLNNEISVSDMECNTGETSIISKRFLCSVCGKTFKQKIHLREHMTVHTGEKPFSCSVCGRGFARKTHLREHSTVHTGEKPFSCSVCDKRFARETHLRRHSTVHTEERPFNCSICGKRFTRKTHLKAHMTVHTGEKTFSCSVCSKKFSLYNSLRRHLAVHTGEKPFSCSVCGKSFTQHSNLRHHLIVHTGEKPFSCSVCGKRFTLNHTLKQHLRVHTGERFTCSVCNKRFTRRHKVKNHKCVGESSRKK from the exons ATGCTGAGAGCGTTGGTGGAGCAGCGACTAACTGCAGCTACTGAAGAGATATCTGGTCTGTTTGAAAGAAGGATGGAGGAGAACTCTGGAGAACTACTGGACTCTGTTTACAACACTCAGCTCCGGTtacacagagcag ACGTCCAGCAGCTGTTGGTGGTTAGAGAAGAGGATCCCACTGAGCAGCAGGAGTGGAGCAGCAGTCTGGACCAGGAGGACCCAGAGCccccacacattaaagaggaaccagaggacctctggaccagtcaggagggagagcagcttcaacGGCTGGAGGAAGCTGATATCAAGTTCCCATTCACTACTGTCCAtgtgaagagtgaagaagatgatgaagacaAAGCTCAGTCAAGGCTTCATGAGAGACAAActgaggagaacagagaggcaGAACATTTGAAAACAGAAGCTGATGAAGAGGATTCAGATCCAGATAGTCCTTTACAACCAGCTACTCATGACGAGACTTCACCGTCCTCTGAATCTGAGACTGATGACAGTAGAGATTGGGAGGAGACTAAAGAACCTCAGTCAGGTTCAGACCCTCTGCTAAACAATGAAATATCTGTAAGTGATATGGAATGTAATACTGGAGAAACTTCAATTATCTCCAAAAGATTTCTTTGTTCAGTTTGTGGTAAAACATTCAAACAAAAGATACACCTGAGAGAACACATGACTGTCCACACAGGGGAGAAACCTTTTAGTTGTTCCGTTTGTGGTAGAGGATTTGCAAGAAAGACACATCTGAGAGAACACTCAACTGTCCACACAGGGGAGAAACCATTTAGTTGTTCCGTTTGTGATAAAAGATTCGCACGAGAGACACATCTGAGACGGCACTCGACTGTCCACACAGAGGAAAGACCATTTAATTGTTCAATTTGTGGTAAAAGATTCACACGAAAGACACATCTGAAAGCACACATGACTGTCCACACGGGGGAGAAAACATTTAGTTGTTCAGTTTGTAGTAAAAAATTCTCCCTCTATAATAGTCTGAGACGACACTTGGCTGTCCACACAGGGGAGAAACCATTTAGTTGTTCAGTTTGTGGTAAAAGCTTCACACAACATAGTAATCTGAGACATCACTTGATTGTCCACACAGGGGAGAAACCTTTCAGTTGTTCAGTTTGTGGTAAAAGATTCACACTAAACCACACTCTGAAACAACACTTGCGTGTCCACACAGGGGAGAGATTTACTTGCAGTGTTTGCAATAAAAGATTCACTCGTCGCCATAAGGTCAAAAATCACAAGTGTGTTGGTGAGAGCAGCAGAAAGAAATGA
- the LOC141753852 gene encoding uncharacterized protein LOC141753852, whose translation MLRALVEQRLTAATEEISGLFERRMEENSGELLDSVYNTQLRLHRADVQQLLVVKEEDPTEQQEWSLRLDQEDPEPPHIKEEPEDLWTSQEGEQLQWLEEADIKFPFTTVHVKSEEDDEEKAQSSQLHERQTEENREAEHLKTEADGEDCGGSESSMISDPDSPLQPATHDDTSPSSESETDDSRDWEETKEPQSGSDPLLNNEVSVSDMEGNTGETSISSKRFLCSVCGKTFTQKTHLREHLTVHTGEKPFSCSVCGRGFARKTHLREHSTVHTGEKPFSCTVCGRGFARKTRLREHSTVHTGEKAFSCSFCGKTFARETHLRRHLTVHTEERPFSCSVCGKSYTQKTHLKAHMTVHTGEKPFSCTVCSKRFSLHNSLRRHLAVHTEERPFSCSVCGKRYTQKTHLKEHMTVHTGEKPFSCSVCGKRFTQKSTLRRHLTVHTGDKEFSCSVCGKRFTQHSNLRHHLSVHTGEKPFSCSVCGKRFTLNDTLKQHLRVHTGEKPFSCSVCGKSFTLNQTLKQHMGVHTGEKFTCSVCNKTFTRRHKVKNHNCVGESSSVELGSTLIS comes from the exons ATGCTGAGAGCGTTGGTGGAGCAGCGACTAACTGCAGCTACTGAAGAGATATCTGGTCTGTTTGAAAGAAGGATGGAGGAGAACTCTGGAGAACTACTGGACTCTGTTTACAACACTCAGCTCCGGTtacacagagcag ACGTCCAGCAGCTGTTGGTGGTTAAAGAAGAGGATCCCACTGAGCAGCAGGAGTGGAGCCTCCGTCTGGACCAGGAGGACCCAGAGCccccacacattaaagaggaaccagaggacctctggaccagtcaggagggagagcagcttcaatGGCTGGAGGAAGCTGATATCAAGTTCCCATTCACTACTGTCCAtgtgaagagtgaagaagatgatgaagagaaagctcagtcctcacagcttcatGAGAGACAAActgaggagaacagagaggcagagcatttgaaaacagaagctgatggagaggactgtggaggaTCAGAATCATCTATGATCTCAGATCCAGATAGTCCTTTACAACCAGCTACTCATGACGATACTTCACCCTCCTCTGAATCTGAGACTGATGACAGTAGAGATTGGGAGGAGACTAAGGAACCTCAGTCAGGTTCAGACCCTCTGCTAAACAATGAAGTATCTGTAAGTGATATGGAAGGTAATACTGGAGAAACATCAATTAGCTCCAAAAGATTTCTTTGTTCAGTTTGTGGTAAAACATTCACACAAAAGACACATCTGAGAGAACACTTAACTGTCCACACAGGGGAGAAACCTTTTAGTTGTTCAGTTTGTGGTAGAGGATTCGCAAGAAAGACACATCTGAGAGAACACTCGACAGTCCACACAGGGGAGAAACCATTTAGTTGTACCGTTTGTGGTAGAGGATTCGCACGAAAGACACGTCTGAGAGAACACTCGACTGTCCACACAGGGGAGAAAGCATTTAGTTGTTCATTTTGTGGCAAAACATTCGCTCGAGAGACACATCTAAGGCGGCACTTGACTGTCCACACAGAGGAGAGACCATTTAGTTGTTCAGTTTGTGGTAAAAGCTACACACAAAAGACACATCTCAAAGCACACATGACTGTCCATACAGGGGAGAAACCATTTAGTTGTACAGTTTGTAGTAAAAGATTCTCACTCCATAATAGTCTGAGACGACACTTAGCTGTCCACACAGAGGAGAGACCATTTAGTTGTTCAGTTTGTGGTAAAAGATATACACAAAAGACACATCTGAAAGAACACATGACTGTCCATACAGGGGAGAAACCTTTTAGTTGCTCAGTTTGTGGTAAAAGATTCACACAAAAGTCCACTCTGAGACGACATTTGACTGTCCACACAGGGGATAAAGAATTTAGTTGTTCAGTTTGTGGTAAAAGATTCACACAACATAGTAATCTGAGACATCATTTGAGTGTCCACACAGGGGAGAAACCATTTAGTTGTTCAGTTTGTGGTAAAAGATTCACACTAAACGACACTCTGAAACAACACTTGCGTGTCCACACAGGGGAGAAACCATTTAGTTGTTCAGTTTGTGGCAAAAGCTTCACACTAAACCAGACTCTGAAACAACACATGGGtgtccacacaggagagaaattTACTTGCAGCGTTTGCAATAAAACATTCACTCGTCGCCACAAGGTAAAAAATCACAACTGTGTTGGTGAGAGCAGTTCAGTTGAACTCGGTTCAACACTAATCAGCTAA